Proteins co-encoded in one Pongo pygmaeus isolate AG05252 chromosome 23, NHGRI_mPonPyg2-v2.0_pri, whole genome shotgun sequence genomic window:
- the TCF20 gene encoding transcription factor 20 isoform X1: MQSFREQSSYHGNQQSYPQEVHGSSRLEEFSPRQAQMFQNFGGAGGSSGSSGSGSGGGRRGAAAAAAAMASETSGHQGYQGFRKEAGDFYYMAGNKDPVTTGTPQPPQRRPSGPVQSYGPPQGSSFGNQYGSEGHVGQFQAQHSGLGGVSHYQQDYTGPFSPGSAQYQQQASSQQQQQQQQVQQLRQQLYQSHQPLPQATGQPASSSSHLQPMQRPSTLPSSAAGYQLRVGQFGQHYQSSASSSSSSSFPSPQRFSQSGQSYDGSYSVNAGSQYEGHNVGSNAQAYGTQSNYSYQPQSMKNFEQAKIPQGTQQGQQQQQPQQQQHSSQHVMQYTNAATKLPLQSQVGQYNQPEVPVRSPMQFHQNFSPISNPSPAASVVQSPSCSSTPSPLMQTGENLQCGQGSVPMGSRNRILQLMPQLSPTPSMMPSPNSHAAGFKGFGLEGVPEKRLTDPGLSSLSALSTQVANLPNTVQHMLLSDALTPQKKTSKRPSSSKKADSCTNSEGSSQPEEQLKSPMAESLDGGCSSSSEDQGERVRQLSGQSTSSDTTYKGGASEKAGSSPAQGAQNEPPRLNASPAAREEATSPGAKDMPLSSDGNPKVNEKTVGVIVSREAMTGRVEKPGGQDKGSQEDDPAATQRPPSNGGAKETSHASLPQPEPPGGGGSKGNKNGDNNSSHNGEGNGQSGHSAAGPGFTSRTEPSKSPGSLRYSYKDSFGSAVPRNVSGFPQYPTGQEKGDFTGHGERKGRNEKFPSLLQEVLQGYHHHPDRRYSRSTQEHQGMAGSLEGTTRPNVLVSQTNELASRGLLNKSIGSLLENPHWGPWERKSSSTAPEMKQINLTDYPIPRKFEIEPQSSAHEPGGSLSERRSVICDISPLRQIVRDPGAHSLGHMSADTRIGRNDRLNPTLSQSVILPGGLVTMETKLKSQSGQIKEEDFEQSKSQASFNNKKSGDHCHPPSIKHESYRGNASPGAATHDSLSDYGPQDSRPTPMRRVPGRVGGREGMRGRSPSQYHDFAEKLKMSPGRSRGPGGDPHHMNPHMTFSERANRSSLHAPFSPNSETLASAYHANTRAHAYGDPNAGLNSQLHYKRQMYQQQPEEYKDWSSSSAQGVIAAAQHRQEGPRKSPRQQQFLDRVRSPLKNDKDGMMYGPPVGTYHDPSAQEAGRCLMSSDGLPNKGMELKHGSQKLQESCWDLSRQTSPAKSSGPPGMSSQKRYGPPHETDGHGLAEATQSSKPSNVMLRLPGQEDHSSQNPLIMRRRVRSFISPIPSKRQSQDVKNSSTEDKGRLLHSSKEGADKAFSSYAHLSHSQDIKSIPKRDSSKDLPSPDNRNCPAVTLTSPAKTKILPPRKGRGLKLEAIVQKITSPNIRRSASSNSAEAGGDTVTLDDILSLKSGPPEGGSVAVQDADIEKRKGEVASDLVSPANQELHIEKPLPRSSEEWRGSGDDKVKTETHAETVTAGKEPPGAMTSTTSQKPGSNQGRPDGSLGGTAPLIFPDSKNVPPVGILAPEANPKAEEKENDTVTISPKQEGFPPKGYFPSGKKKGRPIGSVNKQKKQQQPPPPPPQPPQIPEGSADGEPKPKKQRQRRERRKPGAQPRKRKTKQAVPIVEPQEPEIKLKYATQPLDKTDAKNKSFYPYIHVVNKCELGAVCTIINAEEEEQTKLVRGRKGQRSLTPPPSSTESKALPASSFMLQGPVVTESSVMGHLVCCLCGKWASYRNMGDLFGPFYPQDYAATLPKNPPPKRATEMQSKVKVRHKSASNGSKTDTEEEEEQQQQQKEQRSLAAHPRFKRRHRSEDCGGGPRSLSRGLPCKKAATEGSSEKTVLDSKPSVPTTSEGGPELELQIPELPLDSNEFWVHEGCILWANGIYLVCGRLYGLQEALEIAREMKCSHCQEAGATLGCYNKGCSFRYHYPCAIDADCLLHEENFSVRCPKHKPPLPCPLPPLQNKTAKGSLSTEQSERG; the protein is encoded by the coding sequence ATGCAGTCCTTTCGGGAGCAAAGCAGTTACCACGGAAACCAGCAAAGCTACCCACAGGAGGTACACGGCTCATCCCGGCTAGAAGAGTTCAGCCCTCGTCAGGCCCAGATGTTCCAGAATTTTGGAGGTGCAGGTGGCAGTAGtggcagcagtggcagtggcagtggtggtggacGACGAGGAGCAGCAGCTGCTGCGGCAGCGATGGCTAGTGAGACCTCTGGCCATCAAGGTTACCAGGGTTTCAGGAAAGAGGCTGGAGATTTTTACTACATGGCAGGCAACAAAGACCCCGTGACTACAGGAACCCCACAGCCTCCTCAGCGAAGGCCTTCTGGGCCTGTGCAGAGCTATGGACCCCCCCAGGGGAGCAGCTTTGGCAATCAGTATGGGAGTGAGGGTCACGTGGGCCAGTTTCAAGCACAGCACTCTGGCCTTGGCGGTGTGTCGCATTATCAGCAGGATTACACAGGGCCTTTCTCTCCAGGGAGTGCTCAGTACCAACAGCAGGCttccagccagcagcagcagcagcagcagcaagtcCAGCAGTTGAGACAACAGCTTTACCAGTCCCATCAGCCCCTGCCACAGGCCACTGGCCAACCAGCATCCAGCTCATCCCATCTACAGCCAATGCAACGGCCCTCAACTCTGCCATCCTCTGCTGCTGGTTACCAGTTAAGAGTGGGTCAGTTTGGCCAACACTATCAGtcttctgcttcctcctcctcctcctcctccttcccttcaccACAGCGTTTTAGCCAGTCTGGACAGAGCTATGATGGCAGTTACAGTGTGAATGCTGGATCTCAGTATGAAGGACACAATGTGGGTTCTAATGCACAGGCTTATGGAACACAATCCAATTACAGCTATCAGCCTCAATCTATGAAGAATTTTGAACAGGCAAAGATTCCACAAGGGACCCAacaggggcagcagcagcagcaaccgCAGCAACAACAACACTCTTCTCAGCATGTGATGCAGTATACTAACGCTGCCACCAAGCTGCCCCTGCAAAGCCAGGTGGGGCAGTACAACCAGCCTGAGGTTCCTGTGAGGTCCCCCATGCAGTTTCACCAGAACTTCAGCCCCATTTCTAACCCTTCTCCAGCTGCCTCTGTGGTTCAGTCTCCAAGTTGTAGTTCTACCCCATCTCCTCTCATGCAGACTGGGGAGAATCTCCAGTGTGGGCAAGGCAGTGTGCCTATGGGTTCCAGAAACAGAATTTTACAGTTAATGCCTCAACTCAGTCCAACCCCATCAATGATGCCCAGTCCTAATTCTCATGCCGCAGGCTTCAAAGGGTTTGGACTAGAAGGGGTACCAGAAAAGCGACTGACAGATCCTGGGTTGAGTAGTTTGAGTGCTCTGAGTACTCAAGTGGCCAATCTTCCTAACACTGTCCAGCACATGTTACTTTCTGATGCCCTGACTCCTCAGAAGAAGACCTCCAAGAGGCCCTCATCTTCCAAGAAAGCAGATAGCTGCACAAATTCTGAAGGCTCCTCACAACCTGAAGAACAGCTGAAGTCCCCTATGGCAGAGTCATTAGATGGAGGCTGCTCCAGCAGTTCAGAGGATCAAGGTGAGAGAGTGCGGCAACTAAGTGGCCAGAGCACCAGCTCTGACACCACCTACAAGGGTGGAGCCTCTGAGAAAGCTGGCTCCTCACCGGCACAAGGTGCTCAGAATGAACCCCCCAGACTCAATGCTAGTCCTGCCGCAAGAGAAGAGGCCACCTCACCAGGCGCTAAGGACATGCCATTGTCATCCGATGGGAACCCAAAGGTTAATGAGAAGACAGTTGGGGTGATTGTCTCCCGGGAAGCCATGACAGGTCGGGTAGAAAAGCCTGGTGGACAAGATAAAGGCTCCCAAGAGGATGATCCTGCAGCCACTCAAAGGCCACCTAGCAATGGTGGGGCAAAGGAAACCAGTCATGCATCACTTCCCCAGCCAGAGcctccaggaggaggagggagcaaAGGAAACAAGAATGGCGATAACAACTCCAGCCATAATGGAGAAGGAAATGGCCAGAGTGGCCACTCTGCAGCGGGCCCTGGTTTTACAAGCAGAACTGAGCCTAGCAAATCTCCTGGAAGTCTGCGCTATAGTTACAAAGATAGTTTCGGGTCAGCTGTGCCACGAAATGTCAGTGGCTTTCCTCAGTATCCTACAGGGCAAGAAAAGGGAGATTTCACTGGCCATGGGGAACGAAAgggtagaaatgaaaaattccCAAGCCTCCTGCAGGAAGTGCTTCAGGGTTACCACCACCACCCTGACAGGAGATATTCTAGGAGTACTCAGGAGCATCAGGGGATGGCTGGTAGCCTAGAAGGAACCACAAGGCCCAATGTCTTGGTTAGTCAAACCAATGAATTAGCTAGCAGGGGCCTTCTGAACAAAAGTATTGGGTCTCTATTAGAAAATCCCCACTGGGGCCCCTGGGAAAGGAAATCAAGCAGCACAGCTCCTGAAATGAAACAGATCAATTTGACTGACTATCCAATTCCCAGAAAGTTTGAAATAGAGCCTCAGTCATCAGCCCATGAGCCTGGGGGTTCCCTGTCTGAAAGAAGATCAGTGATCTGTGATATTTCTCCACTAAGACAGATTGTCAGGGACCCAGGGGCTCACTCACTGGGACACATGAGTGCCGACACCAGAATTGGGAGGAATGACCGTCTCAATCCAACTTTAAGTCAGTCGGTCATTCTTCCTGGTGGTTTGGTGACCATGGAAACCAAGCTGAAATCCCAGAGCGGGCAGATAAAAGAAGAAGACTTTGAACAGTCTAAATCTCAAGCTAGTTTCAACAACAAGAAATCTGGAGACCACTGCCATCCGCCTAGCATCAAGCATGAGTCTTACCGCGGCAATGCCAGCCCTGGAGCAGCGACCCATGATTCCCTTTCAGACTACGGCCCGCAAGACAGCAGACCCACGCCAATGCGGCGGGTCCCTGGCAGAGTTGGTGGTCGGGAGGGCATGAGGGGTCGGTCCCCTTCTCAATATCATGACTTtgcagaaaaattgaaaatgtctCCTGGGCGGAGCAGAGGCCCAGGGGGAGACCCTCATCACATGAATCCACACATGACCTTTTCAGAGAGGGCCAACCGGAGTTCTTTACACGCTCCCTTTTCTCCCAACTCAGAAACCCTGGCCTCTGCTTATCACGCAAATACTCGGGCTCATGCTTATGGGGACCCTAACGCAGGTTTGAATTCTCAGCTGCATTACAAGAGACAGATGTACCAACAGCAACCAGAGGAGTATAAAGACTGGAGCAGCAGTTCTGCTCAGGGAGTAATTGCTGCAGCGCAACACAGGCAGGAGGGGCCACGGAAGAGTCCAAGGCAGCAGCAGTTTCTTGACAGAGTACGGAGTCCTCTGAAAAATGACAAAGATGGTATGATGTATGGCCCACCAGTAGGGACTTACCATGACCCCAGCGCCCAGGAGGCTGGGCGCTGCCTAATGTCTAGTGATGGTCTGCCTAACAAGGGCATGGAATTAAAGCATGGTTCCCAGAAGTTACAAGAATCCTGTTGGGATCTTTCTCGGCAAACTTCTCCAGCCAAAAGCAGTGGTCCTCCAGGAATGTCCAGTCAAAAAAGGTATGGGCCGCCCCATGAGACTGATGGACATGGACTAGCTGAGGCTACACAGTCATCCAAACCTAGCAATGTTATGCTGAGACTTCCAGGCCAGGAGGATCATTCTTCTCAAAACCCCTTAATCATGAGGAGGCGTGTTCGTTCTTTTATCTCTCCCATTCCCAGTAAGAGACAGTCACAAGATGTAAAGAACAGTAGCACTGAAGATAAAGGTCGCCTTCTTCACTCATCAAAAGAAGGCGCTGATAAAGCATTCAGTTCCTATGCCCATCTTTCTCACAGTCAGGATATCAAGTCTATCCCTAAGAGAGATTCCTCCAAGGACCTTCCAAGTCCAGATAACAGAAACTGCCCTGCTGTTACCCTCACAAGCCCTGCTAAGACCAAAATACTGCCCCCACGGAAAGGACGGGGATTAAAATTGGAAGCTATAGTTCAGAAGATTACATCCCCAAATATTAGGAGGAGCGCATCTTCGAACAGTGCGGAGGCTGGGGGAGACACGGTTACGCTTGATGATATACTGTCTTTGAAGAGTGGTCCTCCTGAAGGTGGGAGTGTTGCCGTTCAGGATGCTGacatagagaagagaaaaggtGAGGTGGCTTCTGACCTAGTCAGTCCGGCAAACCAGGAGTTGCACATTGAGAAACCTCTTCCAAGGTCTTCAGAAGAATGGCGTGGCAGCGGGGATGACAAAGTGAAGACAGAGACGCATGCAGAAACAGTTACTGCGGGAAAGGAACCGCCTGGTGCCATGACATCCACAACCTCACAGAAGCCTGGTAGTAACCAAGGGAGACCAGATGGTTCCCTAGGTGGAACAGCACCTTTAATCTTTCCAGACTCAAAGAATGTACCTCCAGTGGGCATATTGGCCCCTGAGGCAAACCCCAAGGCTGAAGAGAAGGAGAACGATACAGTGACGATTTCACCGAAGCAAGAGGGTTTCCCTCCAAAGGGATATTTCCCATCAGGAAAGAAGAAGGGGAGACCCATTGGTAGTGTGAATAAGCAAAAGAAACAGCAGCAGCCACCGCCTCCACCCCCTCAGCCCCCACAGATACCAGAAGGTTCTGCAGATGGAGAGCCAAAGCCAAAAAAACAGAggcaaaggagggagagaaggaagcctGGGGCCCAGCCGAGGAAGCGAAAAACCAAACAAGCAGTTCCCATTGTGGAACCCCAAGAACCTGAGATCAAACTAAAGTATGCCACCCAGCCACTGGATAAAACTGATGCCAAGAACAAGTCTTTTTACCCCTACATCCATGTAGTAAATAAGTGTGAACTTGGAGCCGTTTGTACAATCATCAATGCTGAAGAAGAAGAACAGACCAAATTAGTGAGGGGCAGGAAGGGTCAGAGGTCACTGACCCCTCCACCTAGCAGCACTGAAAGCAAGGCGCTCCCGGCCTCGTCCTTTATGCTGCAGGGACCTGTTGTGACAGAGTCTTCGGTTATGGGGCACCTGGTTTGCTGTCTGTGTGGCAAGTGGGCCAGTTACCGGAACATGGGTGACCTCTTTGGACCTTTTTATCCCCAAGATTATGCAGCCACTCTCCCGAAGAATCCACCTCCTAAGAGGGCCACAGAAATGCAGAGCAAAGTTAAGGTACGGCACAAAAGTGCTTCTAATGGCTCCAAGACGGacactgaggaggaggaagagcagcagcagcagcagaaggagcAGAGGAGCCTGGCCGCACACCCCAGGTTTAAGCGGCGCCACCGCTCGGAAGACTGTGGTGGAGGCCCTCGGTCCCTGTCCAGGGGGCTCCCTTGTAAAAAAGCAGCCACTGAGGGCAGCAGTGAAAAGACTGTTTTGGACTCGAAGCCCTCCGTGCCCACCACTTCAGAAGGTGGCCCTGAGCTGGAGTTACAAATCCCTGAACTACCTCTTGACAGCAATGAATTTTGGGTCCATGAGGGTTGTATTCTCTGGGCCAATGGAATCTACCTGGTTTGTGGCAGGCTCTATGGCCTGCAGGAAGCGCTGGAAATAGCCAGAGAGATG